TATTGAGTTTATGATAATAAGTTACATCATTTAACTGTCTGTAACCTTCatataaataatcttttttatccATAATTACTGTTAGACTGCCCTTATCGGCTGGTTTAATAACTATATCATTATTTTGGGCTAATTCTTTTAGAGCTTTGGTTTCCTCACCACTCAAATTTGGAGTGttatgaatgattttaaaatcattctcaAAGTATGAAATATCCTGGTCTATTAAACGGTTAATTTGTGGTGGGAGAGTAGCAGATGGGGGTGTCCAGTCAGATTTCAGTGTGAATGGCTGAGGTTGGATGCTGCTTTTGTCCTTATAGTGAACAGTTAACTTAATTCTGCGATGGTACTCCTGTAAGTCATGTCTGGATTGAAAGGTCAAATTCTTACTGTTACATTTGGAAGGGATGAAAGTAAGACCTCTGCTCAGCAGGGAAAGCTGtgtaagagaaagaacaaagttATCACATAGATTCATGACTCCATCTTTCCCCTCCCTCTGTGAGAGGCTTAAAGGGAGCTTCAGTTTAACCACGAAGCCCAGTGTTCCAGCATCCTCTTCGCGGTAGCTGCCGTCCAGTGGATGCTGTCAGTTTGGGTCTCAAAGAAGCCACTGAGTGGGGGGATGTAGTCTGTCAGTTCTTGGATGTGTTGATTCAGATGAATCAGGACGGCTTTTTCATCTGGTGAAAGGTGAGGTGAAAAACTGACGTGAGGGACGAGGATCGTGGCGTCTGGGAATCTCTGTCCTGCCACCGTCAGGGCTTTGATCATCTCTTTCACTGGAGCTTTTTTATCCCTCTGGGATCTGTTGTTGAGGCCGAAGGATAGCAGGAGAACCTCTGGTTCCGTCTGGAAGGTGGCCGTCTTCAGGAGAAATTCTGCATGATGCCATCTGGCGCCAGGAAAACTGTCCAATTGTACATTTCCACCTTTGAAAGGTGGGAGGCGGCTGATGTTGGAGTCTCCTATGATGACCTTCTTCTGTTGTATGTGCAGGTGCCACTCTGTAAATTTGCGGGGTGTGTTGTCGTGTCGTGTTGGAGCACACAcctgcatttctgctgcagaagTTGTCGTCTGCTCTGCTCGCTCAACGGCTAGTCTGGACTGCACGCTGGATCTCAGCTTGGAGAGAGTGGCAGGGGTGAGTGTGTGGTACCCTCTGCTCTCCATGGTGCTGGTTTGGACGGGAGGAGGAGGACTCCCTTCTCTGTGGGAGGAGCGTTGGCTTCCTTTTCTCTGGCTCAGCGCTGTGATCTGCtcatctgctggttctggctcCAGAGTGATTTCCTCTTCGGCTTCAGAGTCAGCCTTCTGCATGTCGAGAACTCGTACGACACTTTCTGCCGTAGAGCTTATTTGAGAGCGATTTATGCGTGGTGGAAGAGGGATTACAGGAGAAAGACGAGACGGGGATGTGGGAGGAGAAAGTTCTGTTTCACTTGCCTCCTCAAGGTCAAACAGAGGTGACCAGTCCTCCTGTTGTGGTTCTGTCATGGTCTCCACTGAAACCCGGGAGATTGGCGCAGGTGGAGGCGCTGCGTGGATTTGGGCGATCGTGGTGATCTGATGACTGCTGCTTTGTGGTGAAGGGGGTGGCCGTGCTGCAGCTGAGCTCGGTGGTCTCGTGGAGGGAGGCTGGTTCACTGGAGGTGATGATGGAGCCAGCTCAATCACAGCATGTGGGTCCTCTTCTGCTGTCTGGTCAGCTGTCTGCGTTGGGAGAGAAGAAAcggcagcagcaggaagaggagcaggaggtgcTGTTTCTGTCGTCCTGGCAATGATGACCGCCTGGGCACGGTCTATTGTATCCTGTCTCAGGCGTCTGCCTAAATTACGTTTCGCCCACGTTGTGGCTATTTCAAAGGGGCCTCTCCAGTCCGGTGAAGGGAACTGGGTGAGCTTTTGCATTTCAGAGTCAATGTTCTTTTGATAATGCTCTCTGAGGATGAGAACGGTAGTGAAGGCCCAATTCTCTGAGGATGAGAACGGTAGTGAAGGCCCAATTTCTAGCATTGCCGTCAATCAAAGTCTGTGTTTGTAGATTTGGGGATGCTGGTTTGATAATTGTAGCTagattgtttgttattttgtccAGGGAGGGAGGATGAGCTTCTCTGGACACATTGGTGAGGTGGTGTACAGCTTTAATCAGTCTGTTCATTACACGCACCTTCTCTGTAAAATCAGGGTCATTAGACTGTAccctgtgggggggggcttcatTCCGAGCATCTGCTGGTATAAAGACGTAGCGGCCATTTTGGTTGGAGGGACCGCGTGGCCTAGGTCTTGGCGCACGTTGAGCGCCATCTTGAAATGGGTAGCGCGACCCGCTATAGAACGGCTGCGGTGCAGGGCGATGTCTCACCTGCTGTCTGCCGTAGAAGGTCGGCTCCAGAAAATGGGCTCCCTCTCTAGTGACGTCCGCATAGGATCGGCGTCCGTCTC
The sequence above is drawn from the Oryzias latipes chromosome 2, ASM223467v1 genome and encodes:
- the LOC111946417 gene encoding altered inheritance of mitochondria protein 3-like, which produces MPPRPHDDGWILVQSRGGRRRERAYERDRPQNRRAAADFSSYPRRDGRRSYADVTREGAHFLEPTFYGRQQTADQTAEEDPHAVIELAPSSPPVNQPPSTRPPSSAAARPPPSPQSSSHQITTIAQIHAAPPPAPISRVSVETMTEPQQEDWSPLFDLEEASETELSPPTSPSRLSPVIPLPPRINRSQISSTAESVVRVLDMQKADSEAEEEITLEPEPADEQITALSQRKGSQRSSHREGSPPPPVQTSTMESRGYHTLTPATLSKLRSSVQSRLAVERAEQTTTSAAEMQVCAPTRHDNTPRKFTEWHLHIQQKKVIIGDSNISRLPPFKGGNVQLDSFPGARWHHAEFLLKTATFQTEPEVLLLSFGLNNRSQRDKKAPVKEMIKALTVAGQRFPDATILVPHVSFSPHLSPDEKAVLIHLNQHIQELTDYIPPLSGFFETQTDSIHWTAATAKRMLEHWASWLN